A stretch of the Perca flavescens isolate YP-PL-M2 chromosome 10, PFLA_1.0, whole genome shotgun sequence genome encodes the following:
- the tmtops3a gene encoding teleost multiple tissue opsin 3a isoform X2, with protein MVVHIRGCNFSTADSSLSSSNLSTVAGGLSRTGHTVVAVCLGFILVAGIFNNFLTLFIFAKFRSLWTPINVILFNISLSDVLVCVFGTPFSFAASLHGRWLIGECGCKWYGFANSLFGIVSLVSLSVLSYERYTAVLRSSLVNMSNFRKAWLCVGGSWLYSLFWTLPPILGWGSYGPEGPGTTCSVQWHLRSPTSVSYVLCLFIFCLLLPLLLMVYSYGRILMAIRRVSKINLLAAQRREQHILAMVLSMVSCYMLCWMPYGIMALMATFGRSGLVTPMASVVPSVLAKFSTVVNPVVYMFFNNQFYRCFVAFMKCSGEPRSVQEEQHATPRTRFSGFFPVHRQASLSSSQHQILSGSRSTALCSRHNECHTLVVHYNP; from the exons ATGGTCGTCCACATACGCGGTTGCAATTTCAGCACCGCAGACAGCTCTCTCTCCAGCTCCAACCTCAGCACCGTCGCCGGCGGGCTGAGCCGGACCGGCCACACGGTGGTGGCGGTATGCCTCGGCTTCATTTTAGTTGCGGGAATCTTTAACAACTTCCTCACTCTTTTCATCTTCGCAAAGTTTCGCTCGCTCTGGACGCCCAtcaatgtcatcctgtttaacaTCAGTCTGAGCGACGTCCTCGTGTGCGTTTTCGGCACACCATTCAGTTTCGCTGCGAGTCTGCACGGGAGATGGCTCATTGGAGAGTGCGGCTGTAAGTGGTACGGGTTCGCCAATTCCCTCTTTG GGATTGTGTCCCTGGTTTCGTTGTCTGTTCTCTCCTATGAGCGCTACACCGCTGTGCTGCGTTCCTCCCTGGTCAACATGTCAAACTTCAGGAAGGCCTGGCTCTGTGTCGGAGGCTCCTGGCTCTACTCTCTCTTCTGGACCTTGCCGCCCATCCTGGGTTGGGGCAGCTATGGGCCCGAGGGACCCGGTACCACATGCTCCGTCCAGTGGCACCTCCGTTCACCCACCAGCGTCTCCTACGTGTTGTGTCTCTTCATCTTCTGTCTGCTGCTGCCTCTTCTACTCATGGTCTACTCATACGGCCGGATCCTGATGGCAATCAGGAGG GTAAGTAAAATCAATTTGCTGGCAGCTCAGCGCAGAGAGCAGCACATTTTGGCGATGGTGTTGTCCATGGTGTCCTGCTACATGCTGTGCTGGATGCCCTACGGCATCATGGCACTGATGGCCACCTTCGGTAGGTCGGGACTGGTCACTCCTATGGCTAGCGTGGTGCCCTCTGTCCTGGCCAAGTTCAGCACTGTCGTCAACCCGGTCGTCTACATGTTCTTCAACAACCAG tTTTATAGATGCTTCGTGGCCTTCATGAAGTGCAGTGGGGAACCCCGGTCTGTTCAAGAAGAGCAGCACGCAACTCCAAGGACACGGTTCTCTGGTTTCTTCCCCGTCCACAGACAAGCCTCCCTCAGCTCTTCACAGCATCAGATCCTCAGCGGCTCCAGAAGCACTGCCCTCTGCAGCAGGCACAATGAGTGCCACACTCTTGTTGTCCACTACAATCCGTAA
- the tmtops3a gene encoding teleost multiple tissue opsin 3a isoform X1, with protein sequence MVVHIRGCNFSTADSSLSSSNLSTVAGGLSRTGHTVVAVCLGFILVAGIFNNFLTLFIFAKFRSLWTPINVILFNISLSDVLVCVFGTPFSFAASLHGRWLIGECGCKWYGFANSLFGIVSLVSLSVLSYERYTAVLRSSLVNMSNFRKAWLCVGGSWLYSLFWTLPPILGWGSYGPEGPGTTCSVQWHLRSPTSVSYVLCLFIFCLLLPLLLMVYSYGRILMAIRRVSKINLLAAQRREQHILAMVLSMVSCYMLCWMPYGIMALMATFGRSGLVTPMASVVPSVLAKFSTVVNPVVYMFFNNQSFVLLQFYRCFVAFMKCSGEPRSVQEEQHATPRTRFSGFFPVHRQASLSSSQHQILSGSRSTALCSRHNECHTLVVHYNP encoded by the exons ATGGTCGTCCACATACGCGGTTGCAATTTCAGCACCGCAGACAGCTCTCTCTCCAGCTCCAACCTCAGCACCGTCGCCGGCGGGCTGAGCCGGACCGGCCACACGGTGGTGGCGGTATGCCTCGGCTTCATTTTAGTTGCGGGAATCTTTAACAACTTCCTCACTCTTTTCATCTTCGCAAAGTTTCGCTCGCTCTGGACGCCCAtcaatgtcatcctgtttaacaTCAGTCTGAGCGACGTCCTCGTGTGCGTTTTCGGCACACCATTCAGTTTCGCTGCGAGTCTGCACGGGAGATGGCTCATTGGAGAGTGCGGCTGTAAGTGGTACGGGTTCGCCAATTCCCTCTTTG GGATTGTGTCCCTGGTTTCGTTGTCTGTTCTCTCCTATGAGCGCTACACCGCTGTGCTGCGTTCCTCCCTGGTCAACATGTCAAACTTCAGGAAGGCCTGGCTCTGTGTCGGAGGCTCCTGGCTCTACTCTCTCTTCTGGACCTTGCCGCCCATCCTGGGTTGGGGCAGCTATGGGCCCGAGGGACCCGGTACCACATGCTCCGTCCAGTGGCACCTCCGTTCACCCACCAGCGTCTCCTACGTGTTGTGTCTCTTCATCTTCTGTCTGCTGCTGCCTCTTCTACTCATGGTCTACTCATACGGCCGGATCCTGATGGCAATCAGGAGG GTAAGTAAAATCAATTTGCTGGCAGCTCAGCGCAGAGAGCAGCACATTTTGGCGATGGTGTTGTCCATGGTGTCCTGCTACATGCTGTGCTGGATGCCCTACGGCATCATGGCACTGATGGCCACCTTCGGTAGGTCGGGACTGGTCACTCCTATGGCTAGCGTGGTGCCCTCTGTCCTGGCCAAGTTCAGCACTGTCGTCAACCCGGTCGTCTACATGTTCTTCAACAACCAG tcttttgtacttttacagtTTTATAGATGCTTCGTGGCCTTCATGAAGTGCAGTGGGGAACCCCGGTCTGTTCAAGAAGAGCAGCACGCAACTCCAAGGACACGGTTCTCTGGTTTCTTCCCCGTCCACAGACAAGCCTCCCTCAGCTCTTCACAGCATCAGATCCTCAGCGGCTCCAGAAGCACTGCCCTCTGCAGCAGGCACAATGAGTGCCACACTCTTGTTGTCCACTACAATCCGTAA